In the Aromatoleum bremense genome, one interval contains:
- a CDS encoding DmsC/YnfH family molybdoenzyme membrane anchor subunit has protein sequence MMASKVRGASDDFRVGFRMQKAWGLHMATAFFFGEAGAGLYFVSQFFDFIAGMTVGLLMVLFGKAGGHLLHLGQPLRGWRAFTKVRSSWISRGLLAIVVFVAAGALHILDANGAWLSAPLSALVSGVALLACFVIMIYQGFAMSHSSAITLWNTGLMPIASLTYALLNGVLLTLVLGFNTPWLAEHGETTRLLQVAAIALMLFGLVTVLSMLHGARYGSEAGRNAVGLLLRGQFARWFIPLVIVLGFVVSALMMAFAPNRLAWMVAVAGAQLTGYYAFRVLMFKAGAYDSVMSFAHGFKR, from the coding sequence ATGATGGCGAGCAAGGTGCGCGGCGCGAGCGACGATTTCAGGGTCGGTTTCCGCATGCAGAAGGCGTGGGGCCTGCATATGGCCACCGCGTTCTTTTTCGGCGAGGCCGGCGCCGGCCTCTATTTCGTGTCGCAGTTCTTCGATTTCATCGCCGGCATGACCGTCGGCCTGCTGATGGTGCTGTTCGGCAAGGCCGGCGGCCATCTGCTGCATCTGGGGCAGCCGCTGCGCGGCTGGCGCGCGTTCACGAAAGTGCGCAGCTCGTGGATCAGCCGCGGGCTGCTCGCGATCGTCGTGTTCGTCGCCGCCGGCGCGCTGCACATCCTCGACGCGAACGGCGCGTGGCTTTCGGCCCCGCTGTCGGCGCTGGTGAGCGGGGTCGCGCTGCTCGCGTGCTTCGTGATCATGATCTACCAGGGCTTCGCGATGTCGCATTCGTCGGCGATCACGCTGTGGAACACCGGCCTGATGCCGATCGCGAGCCTCACCTACGCGCTGCTCAACGGCGTGCTGCTGACGCTGGTGCTCGGCTTCAACACGCCTTGGCTCGCCGAGCACGGGGAGACGACGCGGCTGCTGCAGGTCGCCGCGATCGCGCTGATGCTGTTCGGCCTGGTGACGGTGCTGAGCATGCTGCACGGGGCGCGCTACGGCTCCGAGGCCGGGCGCAACGCGGTCGGGCTGCTGCTGCGCGGGCAGTTCGCGCGCTGGTTCATTCCACTCGTCATCGTGCTCGGCTTCGTCGTGTCGGCGCTGATGATGGCGTTCGCGCCGAACCGGCTCGCGTGGATGGTCGCGGTCGCGGGCGCGCAGCTGACCGGCTATTACGCGTTTCGCGTGCTGAT
- a CDS encoding 4Fe-4S dicluster domain-containing protein: MAKWGMVFDLRRCIGCNACAVACKQENSLPNGVFFTKTLSEEVGEYPHATRTYIPTICNHCEDAPCERVCPTGATWTRPDGIVMVDRDKCIGCGSCIVACPYDQRTRLEPEMLNQGLFGNGRLTPFEEQGLARFTVGTVVKCTFCHERVDAGQEPACVATCPTEARIFGDLDDPDSRARQLIQEHRARQPLPEKNTNPRVFYID, encoded by the coding sequence ATGGCCAAGTGGGGCATGGTATTCGACCTGCGGCGCTGCATCGGCTGCAACGCCTGCGCGGTCGCGTGCAAGCAGGAGAACAGTCTGCCGAACGGCGTGTTCTTCACGAAGACGCTGTCTGAGGAGGTCGGTGAGTATCCGCACGCGACGCGGACCTACATCCCGACGATCTGCAACCACTGCGAGGACGCGCCGTGCGAGCGCGTCTGTCCGACCGGCGCGACCTGGACCCGGCCCGACGGCATCGTCATGGTGGACCGTGACAAATGCATCGGCTGCGGCTCGTGCATTGTCGCCTGTCCGTACGACCAGAGGACAAGGCTCGAGCCGGAGATGCTGAACCAGGGGCTGTTCGGCAACGGGCGGCTGACGCCGTTCGAGGAGCAGGGCCTCGCGCGCTTCACCGTCGGCACGGTCGTCAAATGCACGTTCTGCCACGAGCGCGTCGATGCCGGCCAGGAGCCCGCGTGCGTCGCGACCTGTCCGACCGAAGCGCGCATCTTCGGCGACCTCGACGACCCGGACAGCCGCGCGAGACAGCTGATCCAGGAGCACCGTGCGCGCCAGCCGCTGCCGGAGAAGAACACCAATCCGCGCGTTTTCTATATCGACTGA
- a CDS encoding molybdopterin-dependent oxidoreductase — MCIHSCNTRIHITDDGVVNKVEGNPTSPSNNGRLCPKGNAAILRHYDPARFRTPLRRTNPDKGPGVDPKWEAIGWDEALDIVGRELKRTMDEDRRKLLPAINNFQKLFLWAWPAALGNANYFSSVGNFCGGGYHPMNGFVHSSFAAANDVNYCNYWINNGGGDGFSSHLHTAAQANHVAKARVERNMRVVVVEPRLSIGAAKANEWVPIRPATDRQFALGLCHVLVNEKLYDAKFLTKDTNAPYLVGADGYFVRNADGKIYVWDAVDARAKLWDDPGVKEFALEGSYDVDGKACQPAFQKFKDILRECTPEQMEAVTTVPAATTRRIAREFAKAAQIGSFIEIEGRLLPLRPAAYNYYRGAQGHKYSAMANQAFKLVNFLVGAIDTPGGHVGATLDDQMQEIRGGVGQIVPGENGMMKTAPHQLHPEVPFSYPPNETHLMGYFPIGVDPGHLTQHTLANPEKFGLDYQPDTMLLCHSNPLWNISGSREKWYEMMRAMRFIVAIDILPNESNEWADIILPAHDLMESWNMTMIEPPHHEGMCLRQPATPPLYDTKSEEEIFYEISERLGVLETWNHILNFVNGFHQKPELLLEPGRKYTDREIAERKGLLWNGKDLDWYVEHGHAVTPRRPEKWYRPWDGMRLHFYIEDILSARDTLRAKMEAADVPIRHEWEWGDYQPLPTPVLDPVHQEPSGFDLYAITFKDIQINFGESIGNPWINDIVFKDPVHTAVLLNAATARGKGLDDGDVVRIESPYGSIVARVALSEGVHPDAVCVSNALSRVATQNTGVRHGGGNFNELLPANLKHTDACSGQPETVAKVRLTKLAAMPREVAAGNSAFRQGRGH, encoded by the coding sequence ATGTGCATCCACTCCTGCAACACGCGCATCCACATCACCGACGACGGCGTCGTCAACAAGGTCGAGGGTAATCCGACCAGTCCGAGCAACAACGGCCGCCTGTGCCCGAAAGGCAACGCGGCGATCCTGCGCCATTACGATCCGGCGCGCTTCAGGACGCCATTGCGGCGCACGAATCCGGACAAAGGCCCGGGCGTCGATCCCAAATGGGAGGCGATCGGCTGGGACGAGGCGCTCGACATCGTCGGGCGCGAGCTCAAGCGGACGATGGATGAAGACCGCCGCAAGCTACTGCCGGCGATCAACAACTTCCAGAAGCTGTTCCTGTGGGCGTGGCCGGCGGCGCTCGGCAACGCGAACTATTTCTCCTCGGTCGGCAATTTCTGCGGCGGCGGCTATCACCCGATGAACGGCTTCGTCCATTCGTCCTTCGCCGCGGCCAACGACGTCAATTACTGCAACTACTGGATCAACAACGGCGGCGGTGACGGCTTCTCGTCGCACCTGCACACCGCCGCGCAGGCCAACCACGTCGCGAAGGCGCGGGTCGAGCGCAACATGCGCGTCGTCGTCGTCGAGCCGCGCCTGTCGATCGGCGCCGCGAAGGCGAACGAGTGGGTGCCGATCCGCCCTGCGACCGACCGGCAGTTTGCGCTGGGCCTGTGCCACGTGCTGGTCAACGAGAAGCTCTACGACGCGAAGTTCCTGACGAAGGACACGAACGCGCCCTATCTCGTCGGCGCGGACGGCTATTTCGTGCGCAACGCAGACGGCAAGATCTACGTGTGGGACGCGGTCGACGCGCGCGCAAAACTGTGGGACGACCCGGGCGTCAAGGAATTCGCGCTCGAAGGCAGCTATGACGTCGACGGCAAGGCCTGCCAGCCAGCGTTCCAGAAGTTCAAGGACATCCTGCGCGAGTGCACGCCGGAACAGATGGAGGCGGTGACGACGGTGCCGGCCGCGACGACACGCCGCATCGCGCGCGAGTTCGCGAAGGCCGCGCAGATCGGCTCGTTCATCGAGATCGAAGGGCGCCTGCTGCCGTTGCGCCCGGCCGCGTACAACTACTATCGCGGCGCGCAGGGCCACAAGTACAGCGCGATGGCGAACCAGGCGTTCAAGCTGGTGAACTTCCTCGTCGGCGCGATCGACACGCCCGGCGGCCACGTCGGCGCGACGCTCGACGACCAGATGCAGGAGATCCGCGGCGGCGTGGGGCAGATCGTTCCGGGCGAGAACGGCATGATGAAGACGGCGCCGCACCAGCTGCACCCGGAAGTGCCGTTCTCGTACCCGCCCAACGAGACCCATCTGATGGGTTATTTCCCGATCGGCGTCGACCCCGGCCATCTCACGCAACACACGCTCGCGAACCCCGAGAAGTTCGGCCTCGACTACCAGCCGGACACGATGCTGCTGTGCCATTCGAACCCGCTGTGGAACATCTCCGGCAGCCGCGAAAAATGGTACGAAATGATGCGCGCGATGCGCTTCATCGTCGCGATCGACATCCTGCCGAACGAATCCAACGAATGGGCCGACATCATCCTGCCGGCGCACGACCTGATGGAGTCGTGGAACATGACGATGATCGAGCCGCCGCACCACGAAGGCATGTGCCTGCGCCAGCCGGCGACGCCGCCGCTGTACGACACGAAGAGCGAGGAGGAGATCTTCTACGAAATCTCCGAGCGCCTCGGCGTGCTCGAGACCTGGAACCACATCCTCAATTTCGTCAACGGCTTCCACCAGAAGCCGGAACTGCTGCTCGAGCCGGGCCGCAAATACACCGACCGCGAGATCGCCGAGCGCAAGGGCCTGCTGTGGAACGGCAAGGATCTCGACTGGTACGTCGAGCACGGCCACGCGGTGACGCCGCGGCGCCCGGAAAAATGGTACCGGCCGTGGGACGGCATGCGCCTGCACTTCTATATCGAAGACATCCTTTCCGCACGCGACACGCTGCGCGCAAAAATGGAAGCGGCCGACGTGCCGATCCGCCACGAATGGGAGTGGGGCGACTACCAGCCGCTGCCGACCCCGGTGCTCGATCCGGTGCATCAGGAGCCGTCCGGGTTCGACCTGTACGCGATCACGTTCAAGGACATCCAGATCAACTTCGGCGAGAGCATCGGCAACCCGTGGATCAACGACATCGTGTTCAAGGACCCGGTGCACACCGCGGTGCTGCTGAACGCGGCGACGGCACGCGGCAAGGGGCTTGATGACGGCGACGTCGTGCGCATCGAGTCGCCGTACGGCAGCATCGTCGCGCGGGTCGCGCTGTCCGAGGGCGTGCATCCGGACGCGGTGTGCGTGTCGAACGCGCTCTCAAGGGTCGCGACGCAGAACACCGGCGTGCGCCACGGCGGAGGCAACTTCAACGAGCTGCTGCCGGCGAATCTGAAACACACCGACGCGTGCAGTGGGCAGCCGGAGACGGTCGCCAAGGTGCGTCTGACGAAGCTCGCCGCGATGCCGCGCGAAGTCGCGGCTGGTAACTCCGCATTCCGGCAAGGGAGGGGGCACTGA
- a CDS encoding DEAD/DEAH box helicase: protein MSLENIVRSVSGRLSLREPQAESLRRLHWAVDQVPALRDAKARSAEELKAMQDALAGQFPTLADFERDFPSLCFALATGVGKTRLMGAFISYLHAAYGYRHFFVLAPNLTIYDKLIGDFSPNSPKYVFKGIAEFASTPPEVITGDNYEQRGSLSLLGGIEVNIFNISKINSEVRGAQLQKRSPKIKRLSEYLGQSYFEYLAGLDDLVLIMDESHRYRASAGIRSLNELRPLLGLELTATPFVEGTGGRTSVGKTIAFKNVVMDYPLARAIEDGFVKEPAVVTQQNFDPSAHSAGALETIKLQDGVRVHEETKVHLLNYYQNSAQQPGSSPVKPFMLVIARDTTHAAQLMATIESNDFFGGRYKGKVIQVDSSRSGAEEEEMIRRLLAVESYDEPTEIVIHVNMLKEGWDVTNLYTIVPLRAANARTLIEQSIGRGLRLPYGRKTGVDVVDRLNIIAHDKFQEVIDEAGRGDSPIRMQALVLTPDTGSGSTLKSISVQPTANAMLGTLTAGSQQVPGANAGGAQYGTAAPTTVFKTDEQRQIAQVAMDVIAEISRERQGGQPFVASTQALTQASIQQQITQRVQERMLPKQGDLLGVLASEGRSPVADIVQKTVAVLVEHTIDIPRILVKPKGPVKSGYKAFKLDLSKMNFQPQDMALVGQGLKTGKQVLYGQSSTVLESQLENYIVRELINYDDVSYDEHAELIYALAGQAVAHFKTYLQTDDELHNILGNYGKTIAENIHLQMALHYYEDISESEIVISQGFTPLKHCAFTAEGDILPLHQAPDEKGKIAQYVYGGFSKCAYPVQKFHSDTERVLACVLERDALRWFRPVAGQFNIYYRSGANQPEYVPDFVAATADHNLIIETKAAKDMEAGDVKAKADAAATWCKNASEYSRAQGGKPWKYLLVPHDAVAHNATVTALAGRYSLSLS, encoded by the coding sequence ATGAGTCTGGAAAACATCGTTCGCTCGGTCAGTGGCCGTCTGAGCCTGCGCGAGCCACAAGCCGAAAGCCTGCGCCGTCTGCATTGGGCGGTCGATCAGGTGCCCGCGCTGCGCGACGCGAAGGCGCGGTCGGCAGAAGAGTTGAAGGCAATGCAGGATGCGTTGGCAGGCCAGTTTCCGACTCTGGCCGACTTCGAGCGCGATTTCCCGTCCCTGTGTTTCGCGCTGGCCACCGGCGTCGGCAAAACGCGCCTGATGGGCGCGTTCATCAGCTACCTGCATGCGGCCTACGGCTACAGGCATTTCTTCGTGCTGGCGCCAAACCTGACGATCTACGACAAGCTGATCGGCGACTTCTCGCCGAACTCGCCCAAGTATGTCTTCAAGGGCATCGCCGAGTTCGCCAGCACGCCCCCCGAGGTGATTACCGGCGACAACTACGAGCAGCGCGGCAGCCTGAGTCTGCTGGGCGGCATCGAGGTCAATATCTTCAATATCTCGAAGATCAATTCCGAGGTACGCGGCGCTCAGTTGCAAAAGCGGTCGCCGAAGATCAAGCGCCTGTCGGAATACCTTGGGCAAAGCTATTTCGAGTATCTGGCCGGGCTCGATGATCTGGTCCTCATCATGGACGAGTCGCACCGCTACCGGGCGAGCGCGGGGATTCGGTCGCTGAACGAGTTGCGCCCCTTGCTCGGCCTCGAACTGACGGCAACGCCTTTCGTTGAAGGCACTGGCGGCAGGACCTCAGTTGGCAAAACCATAGCGTTCAAGAACGTGGTGATGGATTACCCGCTGGCGCGTGCCATCGAGGATGGTTTCGTCAAGGAACCGGCAGTCGTCACGCAGCAGAACTTCGACCCGAGCGCCCATAGCGCCGGTGCGCTGGAAACGATCAAGCTGCAAGACGGTGTGCGCGTCCATGAGGAAACCAAGGTCCATTTGCTGAACTATTACCAAAATTCGGCGCAGCAGCCCGGCAGCAGTCCGGTGAAGCCCTTCATGCTGGTCATTGCCCGCGACACCACGCACGCTGCGCAGCTGATGGCGACCATCGAATCCAACGACTTCTTCGGCGGCCGCTACAAGGGCAAGGTTATCCAGGTCGATTCGAGCCGTTCCGGTGCCGAGGAAGAGGAAATGATCCGGCGCTTGCTGGCGGTGGAAAGCTATGACGAGCCGACCGAGATCGTGATCCACGTGAACATGCTCAAAGAAGGCTGGGACGTGACCAACCTGTACACCATCGTTCCGCTGCGTGCCGCCAATGCCCGCACGCTGATCGAGCAGTCCATCGGTCGCGGCCTGCGTTTGCCTTATGGTCGCAAGACCGGTGTCGACGTGGTGGATCGCCTGAATATCATCGCCCACGACAAGTTTCAGGAAGTTATCGACGAGGCCGGACGCGGCGATTCGCCGATCCGCATGCAGGCACTGGTACTGACGCCGGATACCGGCAGCGGCAGCACTCTGAAGAGCATTTCGGTGCAGCCCACGGCTAATGCGATGTTGGGTACGTTGACGGCAGGGTCGCAGCAGGTGCCCGGCGCTAATGCCGGTGGTGCGCAATATGGCACGGCCGCGCCGACAACCGTGTTCAAGACCGATGAACAGCGGCAGATTGCCCAAGTCGCCATGGACGTGATCGCTGAAATCAGCCGCGAGCGACAGGGCGGCCAGCCCTTCGTTGCCAGTACCCAAGCGCTGACGCAGGCCAGCATCCAGCAGCAGATTACGCAGCGCGTGCAGGAACGCATGTTGCCCAAGCAGGGAGACCTGCTGGGAGTGCTGGCAAGTGAGGGACGGTCCCCCGTGGCCGACATCGTTCAGAAAACGGTGGCGGTGCTGGTCGAGCACACGATTGATATTCCGCGCATCCTGGTCAAGCCGAAAGGCCCGGTGAAGAGCGGTTATAAGGCGTTCAAGCTCGATCTGTCGAAGATGAACTTCCAGCCGCAAGACATGGCGCTGGTCGGCCAAGGCCTGAAAACCGGCAAGCAGGTGCTGTACGGGCAATCGTCGACGGTGCTGGAATCGCAGCTGGAAAACTACATCGTCCGCGAACTCATCAACTACGACGACGTGTCCTACGACGAGCACGCCGAATTGATCTACGCGCTGGCCGGGCAAGCCGTCGCGCACTTCAAGACCTACCTGCAAACCGACGACGAGCTGCACAACATCCTCGGCAACTACGGCAAGACCATTGCCGAGAACATCCATCTGCAGATGGCGCTGCACTACTACGAAGATATTTCGGAATCCGAGATCGTCATCAGCCAGGGCTTCACGCCGCTCAAGCACTGCGCCTTTACCGCCGAAGGTGACATCCTGCCGCTGCATCAGGCCCCCGACGAGAAAGGCAAGATCGCGCAGTACGTGTATGGCGGCTTCAGCAAGTGCGCCTATCCGGTGCAGAAGTTTCATTCCGACACCGAACGTGTTCTGGCCTGCGTGCTGGAGCGTGACGCGCTGCGCTGGTTCCGGCCCGTTGCCGGGCAGTTCAACATCTACTACCGGTCCGGCGCCAACCAGCCCGAGTACGTGCCCGACTTCGTTGCCGCGACTGCCGATCACAACCTGATTATCGAGACGAAAGCTGCCAAGGACATGGAGGCTGGCGACGTGAAAGCCAAAGCCGACGCAGCGGCGACGTGGTGCAAGAATGCCAGCGAGTATTCGCGGGCACAGGGCGGCAAGCCGTGGAAATACTTGCTGGTGCCGCATGATGCGGTGGCCCATAACGCGACTGTGACCGCTTTGGCGGGGAGGTATTCGCTCTCTTTATCGTAA
- a CDS encoding site-specific DNA-methyltransferase: MAKQKLELTWIGKDARPKLEPRILLGDPSMSYHAKHRVTSADFFDNQLIFGDNLLALKALEQEYTGKVKCVFIDPPYNTGSAFAQYDDGVEHSIWLSLIRDRLEIIRRLLREDGSLWITIDDNEAHYLKVLGDEVFGRNCFIADLSWQKRDGPPNDRKIGSIHDHVLVWAKSRPGSSKKTAAEEAFNLMPRTEKADAQYQVFSEPNGPDTRGPFRKIDTTANGKGGRYVESLFYAIRNPYTGQEVWPREGTCWRHSKDEMERLQADGRLFWGVKGTATTPMRKLFKFEAKQGMTAPSIWADCGLNQHASAHMEGLFGEKAFFETPKPEELLHRIIHIASNPGDLVLDSFAGSGTTGAVAHKMGRRWIMIELGEHCHTHIIPRLKKVIDGEDQGGISEAVNWKGGGGFRYYRLAPSLLQRDRWGQWIINKEYNAEMLAAAICKLEGFTYAPSDAYYWQHGKSTENDFIYVTTQSLTPEALQALSDEVGEERSLLVCCSAFRGDVDRYPNLTVKKIPKMALSRCEWGHDDYSLNVENLPMASSPEPAVTTAAPASNVHKAAKAVDAGQAGLFDGGGE, from the coding sequence TGCGCGTCCGAAGCTGGAGCCGCGCATTTTGTTGGGCGATCCTTCGATGAGCTATCACGCGAAGCACCGTGTTACCAGCGCCGACTTTTTCGATAACCAGCTTATCTTCGGTGACAACCTGTTGGCATTGAAGGCCTTGGAGCAGGAATACACAGGTAAGGTGAAGTGCGTCTTCATCGACCCGCCGTATAACACCGGCAGCGCTTTTGCCCAATACGATGATGGTGTTGAGCATTCAATCTGGCTATCTCTTATTCGGGACAGACTTGAAATAATTCGACGATTGCTGAGGGAAGATGGTTCTCTTTGGATCACCATCGATGACAACGAGGCGCATTATCTGAAAGTCCTGGGGGATGAAGTTTTTGGACGCAATTGCTTCATCGCCGACCTGTCATGGCAGAAGCGCGACGGACCGCCGAACGATCGCAAGATTGGATCGATTCACGATCACGTTCTAGTGTGGGCAAAGAGTCGGCCGGGTAGTAGCAAGAAGACGGCGGCAGAAGAAGCATTCAACCTTATGCCTCGTACAGAGAAAGCAGATGCGCAATATCAGGTTTTTTCGGAGCCGAATGGCCCAGACACGCGCGGTCCTTTTCGCAAGATCGATACCACTGCAAACGGTAAAGGCGGGCGATATGTCGAGAGCCTTTTCTATGCGATACGGAATCCGTACACCGGTCAAGAAGTATGGCCTCGCGAAGGCACTTGCTGGCGCCACAGCAAAGATGAAATGGAACGACTACAAGCCGATGGTCGATTGTTTTGGGGTGTTAAGGGCACGGCAACAACGCCTATGCGGAAGCTTTTCAAGTTTGAAGCTAAGCAGGGAATGACTGCACCCTCAATCTGGGCGGATTGCGGACTCAATCAACATGCCTCTGCGCATATGGAAGGGTTATTTGGGGAGAAGGCATTCTTTGAAACGCCCAAGCCGGAAGAGTTACTGCACCGAATAATCCACATTGCCAGCAACCCCGGCGACCTCGTTCTCGACTCCTTCGCCGGTTCCGGCACGACCGGCGCGGTCGCCCACAAAATGGGCCGCCGCTGGATCATGATCGAGCTGGGCGAGCACTGCCATACGCACATCATCCCGCGCCTGAAAAAAGTCATCGACGGCGAAGACCAGGGCGGCATCAGCGAGGCCGTGAATTGGAAAGGCGGCGGCGGTTTCCGCTACTACCGCCTCGCCCCCAGCCTGTTGCAACGAGACCGCTGGGGCCAGTGGATCATCAACAAGGAATACAACGCCGAAATGCTGGCGGCGGCGATCTGCAAGTTGGAGGGCTTCACCTACGCGCCCAGCGATGCGTACTACTGGCAGCACGGCAAGAGCACCGAAAACGATTTCATCTATGTCACCACTCAAAGTCTTACACCGGAAGCTTTGCAGGCCTTGAGCGATGAAGTCGGCGAAGAGCGCAGCTTGCTGGTCTGCTGTTCAGCATTTCGGGGCGATGTGGATCGTTACCCGAATCTCACGGTGAAGAAGATTCCCAAGATGGCCTTGTCCCGCTGCGAATGGGGGCATGACGATTACAGCCTGAACGTCGAGAATTTGCCGATGGCTTCTTCGCCCGAACCGGCTGTCACTACGGCTGCGCCTGCGTCGAACGTGCATAAGGCCGCAAAGGCTGTCGACGCCGGTCAAGCGGGCCTCTTTGACGGCGGCGGCGAATGA